CTCGCTGGCCGCTGCCGCCGCGGTGACGAAAACCATCAAGCTTGCGACGGGGATCTGTCTTGTCGTCGAGCGCGATCCAATCCACACCGCCAAGGAGGTATCGACCGTCGACCAGCTTTCCTCGGGCCGGTTCATTTTTGGCGTTGGCGGGGGTTGGAACGAGGAGGAGATGGCCAATCACGGCACTGCGTTTGCAACCCGCTTCAAGCTGATGCGTGAGCGGATCCAGGCGATGAAGCAAATCTGGACGCAGTCGACGGCGGCATTCGACGGCGAATTCGTCAAGTTCGAACCCATGATGCAGTGGCCCAAACCGCTTCAAAAACCTTACCCACCCATCGTTGTTGGGGGCGCATTCCCCCACGCAGCAAGACGGGCGATCGCCTACGGCGACGGCTGGATTCCGATCGGCGGGCGCGAGCTGGATCCGCTCGAGGTGCTGCCGCAATTCCGTCAAATGGCAAAGGACGCTGGCCGCGATCCCGCGTCGCTCTCCTTCAACGTCTTCGGGGCACCCCGAGATTTAGAGGCGCTAAAACGCTACCGTGACGCCGGCGTTGATCGCGTCGTCCTGATGCTTCCGCCCAAGCCCCGCGACGCGATTTTGCCCATGCTGGATGAAAGCGCGCCCCTCGTGACGGCGCTCTAAAGTGTCTGTGAGTCCATCACCCGACGGGACCAAAGCTCAGGACTGCAGTGGCCGCCGTCCCGCAATGAACTCTCGCCGTTGCATGTGTTCCCTTCTTAAGGACCCCGCCAAACCTTGCGGCTGAGTATTTAAGCACTTTCGCTTCAACAGGCATTTGAAGTGGCATGGCCTTCGCCCGAAAGCGTG
The DNA window shown above is from Candidatus Saccharimonadia bacterium and carries:
- a CDS encoding TIGR03619 family F420-dependent LLM class oxidoreductase, with protein sequence SLAAAAAVTKTIKLATGICLVVERDPIHTAKEVSTVDQLSSGRFIFGVGGGWNEEEMANHGTAFATRFKLMRERIQAMKQIWTQSTAAFDGEFVKFEPMMQWPKPLQKPYPPIVVGGAFPHAARRAIAYGDGWIPIGGRELDPLEVLPQFRQMAKDAGRDPASLSFNVFGAPRDLEALKRYRDAGVDRVVLMLPPKPRDAILPMLDESAPLVTAL